The genomic stretch CATCGGCGAATTCGGCAACCGCGTCGGGCTCCGTCTGCGACTGCAGCACGATGGCGAAGGCATTGCCCGAAAGCCGCGTCAGCGTGTCTTCCGGCTTCAGCAGCCGCTGGATGCGGCGCGTCAGGGCGATAAGGATATTGTCACCGGCGGCAAAGCCCAGCGTCTCGTTGATGTCGCTGAATCGGTCGATGTCGGCGACAATCAGCGTCGGCCGCATATGCGGCGACGTCTTTGACAGCGCGACCAGATAACTCAGCCGGTCGATGAGGATCGTGTGGTTGGGAAGACCGGTGAGGTTGTCGACGACGGCATCCTGCAGCAGGCGCTGGGTGCTGACCTTCTGGTCGGTCTGGTCGGTGATCGTGCCGACGCAGCGGATCACTTCGCCGTCCGTCGAAAGCACCGGCCGCGCGCGGATCAGCATCCAGTGGTAGTGACCGTCATTGGCGCGGATGCGGAATTCGAGTTTCAGCCGGCCGCGCCGCCATTCGAGGAAGAGGTCGAGGGTCGAGCGGAAACGGTCGCGGTCTCCGGGGTGCAGATATTGCAGCCAGGAGCGGGCCGGACCGTTGAGCGTGCCGGCGGGAAAACCGAGCTTGGGCGCGAAGTCCGGTTCCGTGACGATCCGGTCGCGTCCCACGTCCCAGTCCCATACCGTCGCTTCCGTGCCGAGCAGGGCGAGCGCCTGGCGCTCCAGATCCGAAAACAGGCCGGGCTGATAGGCGCCGCCGGCAAAGGAATGCTGGATGACGGTGAAGCCGAGCAGCAACACGATCAGCACGAGGCCGCCGTCGAGCGCCGGCTGGACGATGTCGTTGTCGATACGGCCGGTGGCCGTCATCCAGGCGGCAAACAGCCAGGCGACGATCAGCGCCCAGGCCGGCATCAGCAGGATCGCCCGGTCATACCGGCGGAGGCTGAGATAGACCATCAGCACGACCCCGGCGAGCACCGTGGAGGCAAAGGAGATGCGGGCGATGCCGGCGGCGGCCGGGGGGTCGAACAGCGCCAGGCCGAAAAGCGCCATCAGCAGCACGCCCCAGGCCGCGGCCGCATAGCCGAGCTGGGCATGCCAGCGCGCAAGGTTCAGATAGGTGAACAGGAACACCACCAGGCTGAAGGCGATCGCCACGTCGGCGCTGGCGCGCCAGATGCGCAGGTCGCCGGGCGAGAGCGGGATCAGCTGGTTGAGGAAGCTGAAATCGATCGCCACATAGAGCAGGACCGACCAGGCCAGCATTGCCGTCGCCGGCAGCACGGAGGTTCCCTTGACCACGAACAGGATGCTGAGGAACACCGCCAGCAGGCCGGCAATGCCCAGCACGACGCCGTGGTAGAGCGTGAAGGCGTTTTCCGTATCCTTGTAGGCATCCGGTTGCCAGAGATAGAGCTGCGGCAGGTCCGCCGTGTCGAGTTCGGCGACGAAGGTGATCACAGCGCCGGGATTGAGCGTGATCGAGAACACGTCGGCATCGTCGCTTGTCACCCGGTTGAGCGCGAAACCCTCCGACGGCGTGATCGCCGCGATCCGCGAGGAGCCGAGGTCCGGCCAGAACATGCCCGAGCCGGGCAGGCGGAAATGCGGGGCGACGATCAGGCGATCAAGCTGCTCGTCGGAAATATTTGCGAGCGAGAAGACGGCCCAGTCGCCGGGATGCTCGGCGTTGCCGGAACGCACCTCGATACGGCGGCGGATGCCGTTGGCATCGGGCACCGTGGAGATCTGCAGCACGCTGCCTTCATTGGGGTAGAGGTCGACATGGTTGGTCAGGTCGATCGCGACATCGCCGCGTGAAACCTCGACGGGCTCGAGCGCCAGCGCCGGGATGGCGGCGGAGAAGACCGCCATGGCCAGTGCGATGATGGCGAGGGCCTGACGGCCGAGCCGGCGGAGATGTGCGGGCATTCGCATCTTCGGTCTTCAATTCCCTTTGGCGTCGTGATCATCTTTGAGCAGGGCATAGAGATGATGATCCTGCCATTGGCCGTTGATGCGAAGGTATTTTTGCAAATGCCCCTCCTTGGTGAAGCCTGCCTTTTGCAGGAGCGAAGCGCTGCGATTGTTTGAGGGGATACAGGCGGCCTCGATGCGGTGCAACCTCAACTCATGAAAGATATAGGGAATTACGGCCTGAAGTGCGGCAAACATATGGCCCTTGCCGGCATAGGGCTCGCCCATCCAGTAGCCCAGCATGCACATTTGCGCGACGCCGCGGCGGATGAGGCCGATGGTGATGCCGCCGACAAGCGTGTCGGTCTCCCTGAGGAAGATGAACAGCTGAATGCTGCTGCCCTCGTCGAATTCCCGGTTCAGCCTCGTTATGCGCCTGCGGAAGGCCCGCTCGGTCATTTCATCGACGTTCCAGAGGGGTTCCCATGGCTGAAGGAAAGAACGGCTGCGGATGCGCAGCTGCCGCCAGGCCTGATAGTCGGAAACACGCGGCAGGCGCAGAACATGCGTGTCCGAGCGGATGGCAAACCGGCGCCGCCTCAGGGCGTCAGGCGCGGCGAAGAAGGCGAACAACTGACTGTCTCCGCTCAAGCGGCCCGGCGCCGCCTATCAGGACGATCTTCGGTTCCATCCCTGTCATCGCGCGTTCAGACGCCCGCACCGGCGGCCTTCTTCTCCTCGAACGAAAGGCCGTCGACGATGTCCTGAAGCGGCGCCAGCTGCTCGATCGGGCCGACGGCGGAAAGCGTCGGGCGGGCATTGTAGAAGGCGCGACCGGCCAGGTCGGTCAGCCTCTTCGGCGTGATGTTCTCGATTCGCATCATCATCTCCTCGTTCGGGATCGGACGGCCCCAGAGCATGACCTGACGCGCGATCTGGCCGGCGCGGGCGGCAGCGCTTTCCTGGCCCATCAGAAGCTGGGCGCGGATCTGCGCCCGGGCACGCTCGATCTCCGTGGGGTCGACCCTTTCGGCGGCCTCGCGCAGTTCGTTGATGATGACGGGGACGAGTTCGGGCAACTGGTCGCCGCCGGTTGCCGCATGCACGGCAAAGACGCCGGAATCCGAAAAGCCCCAGTGGAAGGCGTAGACCGAATAGCAGAGCCCGCGGATCTCGCGCACTTCCTGGAAGAGCCGCGACGACATGCCGCCGCCGAGCACATTCGCGAGAATCTGCGAGCAGTAGAAATCCTGGGCATGGTAGGCCGGGCCTTCAAAGCCGAGAATGACCTGCGCGTCGGAGAGCGTGCGCATCTCGCGCGCCTCGCCGCCCGTGTAGCTGGCGGGCTCGACGAGCGGCGGCGTGGCGGGCTTTTGCGGCAGGGCCGCGAAGCGGTCGGCGACGAGGCGCGCAAAGGCGTCGTGGTCGACCGCGCCGGTCGCCACGATATAGATCCGGTCGGTGGTGTAGTTGCGGGCAAGGTAGCGACGGATATCGTCCGGCGTGAAACCCATCACCGTTTCGGCGGTTCCCAGGATCGGTCGACCGATCATCTGGTCGCGATAGGCCGCGCCCGCAAAATTGTCGAACACCACGTCGTCCGGAATGTCGCTTGCCGCGCCGATCTCCTGCATGATGACGTTCTTCTCGCGCGCAAGCTCCTCTTCGTCGAAGGCGGAATTGGTGAGGATGTCCGCGAGGATATCGACGGCGAGCGGCAGATGGTCCTTCAGGACGCGCGCATAGTAGGAGGTCGTCTCCGTCGAAGTTGCGGCATTGACTTCGCCGCCGACATTTTCGATCTCCTCGGCGATCTGGCGCGCGGTCCTGCGCTTTGTGCCCTTGAAGGCCATGTGCTCGAGAAGGTGGGCGATGCCGTGTTCGTTCGCGAATTCGTTGCGCGAGCCGGACTTGATCCATGTCCCGATGGCCACGCTCTCGATATGGGGCATGTTCTGGGTGACGACGGTCAGCCCGGACGGCAGCCGGGTGTACTCTACTGTCATGCGATCCTGCTTCCTATCGTTGGCTTCCAGTGCTCAGTCCGTTGCGAACGAACGCTTCCACCGTATCGAGATCGGGGGGAAGGACACTGAAACGCTCCTCCTTGTCCATCATTCCAGCAAGCCACGCCGGAAGCGCGGGGTCAATACCGCTGGCCGATTTTACGGCCGCAGGGAATTTGGCCGGATGGGCCGTGGCGAGGACAACCATGGGGTTTGAAGCCTGGTGGGAACGGGCGACCGACATGGCGACCGCCGTGTGCGGATCGATCAGGACGCCGGTATCCGAAAGCGTGCGGGCAATTTCGGCGGCGGCCTCCTGCTGGTCCGTGCGCCCGGCGGCAAAGACGGCGCGGATGCGTTCAAGCGCTTCCTCCTCGATATCGAAGGCGCCGGACTGCTTGAGGCTCGCCATGGCGCGGCGGACATAGCCGGCGTCGCGTCCGCTTGCCTCGAACAGGAGGCGTTCGAAATTGGAGGAGATCTGGATGTCCATGGAGGGCGAGGTTGTTGCCTCGACTCCGCGCATCTCGTAGCGCCCGGTCTCGAGCGTACGGGCGAGGATGTCGTTCTCGTTGGTGGCGATTACCAGCCGGCCGACGGGAAGGCCCATCTGCCGGGCGACATAGCCGGCGAAAATGTCGCCGAAATTGCCGGTGGGAACCGTGAAGTCGATCGCACGATCCGGCGCGCCGAGCGAAATGCCGGCAGTGAAATAATAGACCACCTGCGCCATGATCCGCGCCCAGTTGATCGAGTTGACGCCGGAGAGCCTGACCTCTTTGCGGAAGCCGGGGTCGGCGAACATCGCCTTGACCAGGTTCTGGCAGTCGTCGAAATGCCCCTCGACGGCGATCGCGTGAACATTGGCGGCGCCGAGCGTGGTCATCTGCCGCTGCTGCACCGGCGAAACCTTGCCGTGCGGGAAGAGGATGAAGATGTCGGTGCGCGTGCTGGCCGCAAAGGCATCGATCGCTGCGCCGCCGGTATCGCCCGAGGTTGCGCCGACGATCGTGGCGCGCTGCCCACGTTGTTCGAGCGCGTAATCCATCAGCCGCGCCAGAAGCTGCATGGCGACGTCCTTGAAGGCGAGCGTCGAGCCGTGGAACAGTTCGAGCGTGAAGCGGTTGGCGTCGCTCTGGACGAGCGGCGTCACGGCCGGGTGGCGGAAGGTGGCATAGGCCCCCTCGATCATCGCCTCGAGGCGGTCATCGGGAATTTCGCCGCCGATGAAGGGCTTGATGATGGCAAAGGCGATGTCCTGATAGGATTTCCCCCGAAGCGCGCGGATCTCGTCGGCCGTCATTTTCGGCCATTCGCGCGACAGGTAGAGGCCGCCGTCGGTTGCAAGTCCTGCGAGAAGCGCGTCCGAGAAGCCGAGGGTGGGGGCGTCGCCCCGCGTCGAAATATAGTCCACGCAAAGCCCCTTTATGCTTGCCAGGTTCCTGAAAATGTCTAGCTTGTGGCACGCTTTGGCCTTACCGGTTATCTCGGCAAGGCGTCTTTCATGCCTCGTGCCTGCGGGTCATGCCAGACAGTCGAATTCTTGCGTTCGCGCTGATATAGAACAAAGCCGGAGGGCTTGAAAAGCCCTTGAGAGAGGAAAGGAATACTCGCCGTGTCATTTCGCACCACCCGCCGCCTGGCCGCCGTCGTGGCCCTTTCCGGCCTTGCGGCCTGCTCCACGGCCACGCCCGAACCGGAGCCTCAGCCCGCCCAGCCAATCACGCCGGGCGTCAATCTGACGGCGCTTTCGCGCATCTGCCCCAAGGCGATGCTGGATGATGACCAGGCCTTTGATCGCGTCTATTCGCCGGCCGGTTCAACGTCGGCTGAAAATCTCGTCTATCAGGTCTCGCTTGCCGAATACACGCGCACCTGCACCGTCGCGCCGACGGGAGACCAGCTCCTGCTGCAGGTCGCCGTCGCCGGCCGCCTGATCGGCGGACCGAAGGCAAGGCCGGGCACATACAAGGTGCCCGTGCGCGTCGAGGTGGTCGACGGCGACGTGGCGCTCTACGACAAGGTCACCGTCCAGGAGGTTGAACTGCCGGCCGAGGGGCTCTCGACGCAGTTCCTGTTCAGGGCGAACGATCTGCCGGTGCCGGTGACCGCCGGGGAAAATACCCGAGTCAGGCTCGGCATCGACTGATTGCCTTGAGGGGTGGGGACGCCGTCAGACGGCGTCCGACCATTCCAGCAGCGCGGTTGCGACCGCCGGCAGGTCTTCCATGCGGTGAATGACGGTCTCGGCCCCGGCCTCTGACAGCTTGTCGGCGTGAGTCGGTCCGGTGTGCGAGGCGCCGGTAAAGCCGACGACGCGCATGCCGGCGGCCTTCGCGCCGGTGACGCCGTGAACGGAATCCTCGATCACCAGCGTGTTCCCGGGCCGCGCGCCCAACTTTTCCGCCCCATGAAGGAAGACGTCCGGCTTGGGCTTGACCCGGTCGGGCCCGAGGCTTTCGGCGGAAAAGATGTTCGGCTCGAACAGGTCGATATAGCCGACCTTGGTCAGCATCGCCTTGATGCGGTCTTCCGTCGAATTGGAACAGACGCAGCGCGGCTCGGAAAGCTGGGCCACAGCCTCGCGCACGCCCTCGATGGCCTGCAGCTCGCGCTTCAGCCGCTCGTCAAGGATGGTCTTGTGCTGCTCTATCAGGTTGGCCTGCAGCGGGATTTCGGCTTCCTTCTCCACGGTCAGCAGGATGTCGCGCCAGGTCAGGCCGGAAAAACGTTCGCCGATCTCGCCGGCGGTGATCGGGTATCCGGCCTCGCTCAACAGTCTTGATTCCACCTGGGCGGCGAGAAATTCCGAATCGACGAGAACGCCGTCGCAATCGAATATGATGAGGTCAAATCGGCTCATTGAGAAATCCTGTGGTCATTTCGGTCTTGGGCGCGTCACAATAGCACGCCGGAGATAGGGTCTGGGAGCGGTGAGATCAAATTCACGATGGCCGCAAACCGGGATGGCGGGCCAAAAACCCCTCGATCAGGGTCTGCAGCGTGGCGGAGAAGAGCGGCATGCCGCCCGTGCGCCAGCCGAGCGCATTGAGCCGGCCGGTGGCCATGACGCTGACCTGATCATGGTCGGCGCGCGCGGGCAGGGGATGGGGGGCGGCGAGCGCGGCCTTCAGCGGCGCCAGAATGGTGTGGTTGTCGATCACGATGTCGGAAACGTGGAGCGCCTTGCCAGAGACCTTGGGAATGTGGGCGCCGAGCACGGCGAGCACGGCGCCGGCGAGATCGCGGCCATTGATCTCGCTTCCCGCACGCGGCGTAATCGTCCTGCCAGCCAGATAATCCGCGAACAGGCTCTCCCATTTGTTCGGATAGAGGTTTCCGTAAATTCCGGTCGCCCTGAGGCTGACGGGCACGAAACCGGGTGCGGCAAGCGCAAAAAGCGCTTTCTCCGCTTCCAGCTTGGCCTTGCCGTATAGGCTTTCCGGATTGGGCGCGAGCGTTTCTGCAAGCGGCGTGCCGGCGGGATAGCCGTCGAAAACGGCGCGGCTCGAGAGGAACACGCAGTGCTTTACGCCCGCCTTCCGCGCGGCCTCGAACAAGGCGATGGACCCATCGACATTCAGCCCGAGAAAGCCCGCCGGATCGTCGCCCTCGCCGCCGCGATAGCGCCCCGGCAGATGGGAAAACGCGGCATGGACGAAGCCGTCGATCCCGTTGAAGAAGGCTTCGGGGACGTTCTTTTCCGCAAGGTCGAGCGGCCTGAAGCCGACGGCCGGGGAAAACAGCCGGTCGGCCGGGGGCCTGCGTCCCGCGACGGTCACCTTGTGGCCGGCCGCAAGGCATTCCTCCACGATGTAGCGGCCGGCCAAGCCGGTGCCGCCGCTGACGAGAAGATGTTTCATGCCGTTTTTTTCGGGTTCTCGAGCGATGCGATGTCGGGGATCCGGTCGCCGTCGAAATAGGCCCACCACAGTTCGATCAATGGTTTCAGTTGCTCGGCGCGGGGATGATCTTCCTCCCAGGGCTTCTCATACTGGAAGTGCAGCACGCCGATATCGGACCAGTTCCAGAGTTCCGGCATGTTGAACCAGACATATTGCAGCATGTTCATGAAAACGGGCAGGCCGTGCCAGTCGGGGAAAAAGGTCTGCAGGAAGGTCTGGTCGGTGCGCCGCCAGAAGGCGTCCGGCGCATCGAGCGCTTCAATCATCGCGTCGAAGGTCGCAAGGTCGGGCCGGGCGACGAAGACACCGGAATTCAGCCGGTGGAAGTCGGCGAGGCTCTCGTAGACATTCGGCGCTGCTGAAAATTCCGGATAGAAGAACAGCTTGTCGATGTTTTTCAGGACGATGGCATCGGCATCGATGAACACGACGGCGTGATACTCGACCAGTTGCCAGAGCCTCAGCTTGCAGAAATTGTCGAGCGGCGTGTGGAAGTCCGGCTTGCGGCCCTTGGTGAAGGGGGCATTGCCATGCACTTCGCGCCGCGCATGGCGGGCGTTGAAGGCGTCCGAAAGGGGCAGGTGATCGACGCCGATCATCCGGCAGCCGATATCCTCGAGCTGCTTCAGGCTCTCCTCGGGCGTTCCGCCTGTATAAAGAACCACGACATCCGCCGGCGAGCCGGTCAGGAAGACCGAGCGCGCCAGCGCAAGCGCGCCCATGGCATAATCGGCATTGGTGACGAGCGTGACGTAGGCGAACGGGGCCTTGGCGTCCGCGCTGCGGCGGACGCCTTCATTTGAGGGATCGGGCATCAATTCACGAAACCGATTTCAGCGACTTGCCTTCGGGATCGCGGTTGATCTTGGTGGCAATGTCCTTGGTCCAGGCGGAAACGGCCGGAACGCGCTTGCGGTCGACGCGGTAGGCGTATTTCTTCGCAATGTCGACGATTTCCTCCAGAAGCCCTTCCTTCAGCGTCGTCGGGTTGAGGCCAAGCGAGAGGAACTTGTCGTTCCTGACGATCAGGTCGTTTTCCGGCGCTTCCTTGCGCGGATTGGGCAGCCAGGCAATCTCGGTGCCGGACATTTCGGAAATCATCTTGGCCAGATCGCGGACCCGGTGGGTTTCCGTCATCTGGTTGAAGATCTCGACGCGGGCATTCTTTTCCGGCGGGTTGTTGAGCGCAAGCTCGATGCAGCGCACCGAATCCTGAATGTGGATGAAGGCGCGTGTCTGGCCGCCGACGCCGTGGACGGTCAGCGGGTAGCCGATCGCCGCCTGAATGAGGAAGCGGTTCAGCACCGTGCCGTAGTCGCCGTCATAGTCGAAGCGGTTGATCAACTGTGGATGGCGCTTGGTCTGCTCTGTGTGCGTGCCCCAGACGATGCCCTGATGCAGGTCGGTGATCCGGAGGCCGTCATTCTTGGCATAGAAGGCGAACAGCAGCTGATCCAGGCACTTGGTCATGTGGTAGATCGAGCCGGGGTTTGAGGGATAGAGGATTTCCTGGCTGACCTTCTCGCCCGTCGTCGCCTCGATATCGACCGGCAGATAGCCTTCCGGGATCGCCGCGCCCACAGTCGAGTAGCCGTAGACGCCCATCGTGCCGAGGTGGATGATATGGGCGTCGAGGTCGATCTCGACGAGGGCGTTCAGGAGATTGTGCGTCGCGCTCACATTGTTGTCGACCGTGTAGTTCTTGTGCCGGTCGGATTTCATCGAATAGGGAGCGGCGCGCTGTTCGGCGAAATGGATGATCGCGTCCGGCTTTTCTGCGGCGAGCCATTTCTTCAGGATCTCGTAGTCCTTGGCCAGATCGATCAGGTGGAAATGAATCCTGCGACCGGTCTCGGCGTGCCAGATGCGGGTGCGCTCCTGGATGGAGTCCATCGGCGTCAGCGACTGGACGCCGAGTTCGGTGTCGATCCAGCGCCGCGACAGGTTGTCGATGATGTGGATTTCGTGTCCGGCATCAGACAGATGCAGCGATGTGGGCCATCCGATGAACCCGTCTCCGCCCATAACCGCAATTTTCATGGAACCACTCCGATCCGTTTTGTCATGCAGTGAAACTCGGTGTTAACCGAAACCAGTATGACATAAATGCAATGTTTTTTTTACGCAATCTCTTCAAATACCGCCGCAGAGACCTTTCCGATCTTGCTTTCGTCATTGCGAAGCCGCCTTGCACTGGACTAGGACACGACGCAGAACGACGAGACGAGGTTTGAGATGACCGACAAAAGCGGTGGAAATGTACCGGATTTGAGCGGCAGGCTCGAAGGCGGTGAACATCGTCTGCATCAGCGGGTCTATTATGAGGACACTGATTTTTCGGGCATCGTCTATCACGCCCGCTATCTCCATTTCCTCGAACGCGGCCGGACCGATTACCTGCGCTGCCTCGGCGTCGAACAGAGCACGCTGCATACGATCGACGAGGAGGGCCTCGCCTTTGCCGTGTACCACATGGACCTGAAATTCATCCGGCCGGCGCGCATGGACGACATTCTGGAGATCACGACCAGAACGACGAAGGCGACCGGCGCGCGCATGGTGCTTGCTCAGACCATTTCGGCGAACGGCATAGTGTTGACGACGGCGACCGTCACCGTGGTTGTCATCAACAAGTACGGCCGCGCGCGCCGGTTGCCGGACGACCTTGCGGCGACACTGCTGCTCGAGGCCAGCGGCGGTCAGGCCTGAGCTTGCCGCATCGGGCTTGATAAAACATGAGTATTATGTGAAGGAATTCAGCCATCGCCCTGCGACGGCGTGATCTTTGGCTGTCTCCATGGTTTTCAGGGGCTTTGGCCCTTCTGGTAACCGGGCGTTAACCATGATCATGTTTCATGCGAGCAGCGGGATTTCGGGATTTTTTGCCTAGGTTTCACCACGTTTTTATACGAGATGGAGCTAATATGCGGAAGCTTCGCAATCCCATTGCAAACCGAACACTGTCTCGCAGGCGGCTCTAACCGTACCCGCCCGGTCAACCGGGCCCATATATTCAAGGACTTACGTCACATGGAACAGCTTGGGTTGGAAGCAGCACATGCCGATGTCGGCTTGCTGGCGCTCTTCATGCAGGCCGGCCTGATCGTCAAACTGGTGATGATCGGCCTGATCGCCGCCTCGGTCTGGACGTGGGCGATCGTGATCGAGAAGATCATCGCCTACAACAAGGAACGCCGCGCCTATAACCAGTTCGAGGATGCCTTCTGGTCCGGCACCTCGCTGGAGAAGCTCTATTCGAACCTGTCGGAGCGCAAGACCTCCGGCATGGCCGCGGTGTTCGTCGCCGCCATGCGCGAGTGGAAGAAATCCTTCGAGCGCGGCGCGCGTGCCCCCGTCGGCCTGCAGATGCGCGTGGAAAAATCGATGGATGTCGCCATCCAGCGCGAATCGGAAAAGCTGGAAGCTCGCCTCGGCTTCCTCGCCAGCACCGGCTCGGCTGCGCCCTTTATCGGTCTCTTCGGCACGGTTGTCGGCATCATGACCTCGTTCCAGGCGATCGCCGGTTCGAAATCGACCAATCTCGCTGTTGTCGCTCCCGGCATTGCCGAAGCGCTTCTGGCCACCGCCATCGGTCTCGTCGCCGCCATTCCCGCCGTTGTCGCCTACAACAAGTTTTCCGCTGACAGCGGTAAGCTGGTGGGTCGCATGGAGGGCTTTGCCGACGAATTCGCCGCGATCCTGTCGCGCCAGATCGACGAGAAACTCCAGTCGCGCCCGGCCGCGGAATAATCCGAGGGAGATTGCGATATGGGAATGACCGCAGGAACAAGCGCCACGGGCGGCAGCCGCCGGGGACGAAGACGCGCGCGGCGCGGCCCCGTCAGCGAAATCAACGTGACGCCGCTCGTCGACGTCATGCTCGTGCTTCTGATCATCTTCATGGTCGCCGCGCCGATGATGACCGTCGGCGTGCCGATCGACTTGCCTGAGACGCAGGCGCAGGCGCTCAATTCCGATACCCAGCCGATCACGATTTCCGTCAATCCGGAAGGCCAGATCTATCTGCAGGAAACCGAGATCGGCATCGACGAGGTCGTGCCGAAGCTCGAGGCGATCGCCACCACCGGCTATTCCGAGCGCATCTATGTGCGCGGCGACGCCAATGCCGATTACGGCACGGTGATGCGGGTAATGGCGCGGATTTCGGCGGCGGGTTTCAAGAATATCGGCCTGGTGACCCTGCAGGAACAGGATAGCTGATTTCCCGCCATGACGCGCAGCTTCGCCATTTCCTTCGTTCTGCACTGTCTGGTCATCGGCTGGGCAGTGTTTCTGCTCGGCACGCCGCCCTCCATGGAGGTGGCCGACGTCGATGCCCTGCCGGTGACGCTGATCCCGGTCCAGGACATCACGCAGGTGCAGCAGGGCGATCAGGACGCGGAGCTTGCCGAGATCGCCGCGCCCGTTCCGACCCGGCGTCAGGACCAGGTGGCCGATGCGCAGAATGTCGGCGAAAACGAGATCGACCTGAACAGGGCGGAAGAGGCGACGCCCGACAATGTGGAACAGGAGCAGGCGGCCTTGCCGACGCCTTCGGCTGCGGAAACGCTGGAGCCTGCGCCGCAGGAGGACGTGGCCGAGGCTCCGCCGCCGCCCGTGCCTGAGCCTGCACCGCGCCCCGAGCCCGAACCGGCGCCCGCGCCCGAACCTGCGCCGTCGCAGGAGCCGGCTCCTGCGCCGGAACCCGCGCCCGCGCCCGAGCCGGAGGCCGTCGAGACACCCGAGCCCGAACCCGCGCCAACGCCTGAACCGGCCGAGGCCAGCGCGCCCG from Martelella sp. AD-3 encodes the following:
- a CDS encoding EAL domain-containing protein; amino-acid sequence: MPAHLRRLGRQALAIIALAMAVFSAAIPALALEPVEVSRGDVAIDLTNHVDLYPNEGSVLQISTVPDANGIRRRIEVRSGNAEHPGDWAVFSLANISDEQLDRLIVAPHFRLPGSGMFWPDLGSSRIAAITPSEGFALNRVTSDDADVFSITLNPGAVITFVAELDTADLPQLYLWQPDAYKDTENAFTLYHGVVLGIAGLLAVFLSILFVVKGTSVLPATAMLAWSVLLYVAIDFSFLNQLIPLSPGDLRIWRASADVAIAFSLVVFLFTYLNLARWHAQLGYAAAAWGVLLMALFGLALFDPPAAAGIARISFASTVLAGVVLMVYLSLRRYDRAILLMPAWALIVAWLFAAWMTATGRIDNDIVQPALDGGLVLIVLLLGFTVIQHSFAGGAYQPGLFSDLERQALALLGTEATVWDWDVGRDRIVTEPDFAPKLGFPAGTLNGPARSWLQYLHPGDRDRFRSTLDLFLEWRRGRLKLEFRIRANDGHYHWMLIRARPVLSTDGEVIRCVGTITDQTDQKVSTQRLLQDAVVDNLTGLPNHTILIDRLSYLVALSKTSPHMRPTLIVADIDRFSDINETLGFAAGDNILIALTRRIQRLLKPEDTLTRLSGNAFAIVLQSQTEPDAVAEFADALVAAIDVPITFENREIALTASIGIASWHDTPGSAETFLEDARLAMLRAKRMGGNSVETYRPALRMLDDERKRVEADLGRAIDRKEMSVFYRPVMRLDSHKVAGFACVLSWKHPQRGEISTGEIFEISREAERSAELVLYTVRQALEDLAGWQQTLPKVRPFVSIELNCTEMLRTSTLIELESLVRQSENAPRQVVFSIPEDVVQKAPEQAKLALQYLRTIGAGVTLSGFGNGHGSLTLLKGFRFDATYVDNAVFKQNNETQTDVVKAFVELASRLGTAVGVTDVGSEVDAQALADAGCAYASGPLYGASVAAPTALRLLKEVAAAAKEA
- a CDS encoding GNAT family N-acetyltransferase, with protein sequence MFAFFAAPDALRRRRFAIRSDTHVLRLPRVSDYQAWRQLRIRSRSFLQPWEPLWNVDEMTERAFRRRITRLNREFDEGSSIQLFIFLRETDTLVGGITIGLIRRGVAQMCMLGYWMGEPYAGKGHMFAALQAVIPYIFHELRLHRIEAACIPSNNRSASLLQKAGFTKEGHLQKYLRINGQWQDHHLYALLKDDHDAKGN
- a CDS encoding pitrilysin family protein yields the protein MTVEYTRLPSGLTVVTQNMPHIESVAIGTWIKSGSRNEFANEHGIAHLLEHMAFKGTKRRTARQIAEEIENVGGEVNAATSTETTSYYARVLKDHLPLAVDILADILTNSAFDEEELAREKNVIMQEIGAASDIPDDVVFDNFAGAAYRDQMIGRPILGTAETVMGFTPDDIRRYLARNYTTDRIYIVATGAVDHDAFARLVADRFAALPQKPATPPLVEPASYTGGEAREMRTLSDAQVILGFEGPAYHAQDFYCSQILANVLGGGMSSRLFQEVREIRGLCYSVYAFHWGFSDSGVFAVHAATGGDQLPELVPVIINELREAAERVDPTEIERARAQIRAQLLMGQESAAARAGQIARQVMLWGRPIPNEEMMMRIENITPKRLTDLAGRAFYNARPTLSAVGPIEQLAPLQDIVDGLSFEEKKAAGAGV
- the thrC gene encoding threonine synthase, with the translated sequence MDYISTRGDAPTLGFSDALLAGLATDGGLYLSREWPKMTADEIRALRGKSYQDIAFAIIKPFIGGEIPDDRLEAMIEGAYATFRHPAVTPLVQSDANRFTLELFHGSTLAFKDVAMQLLARLMDYALEQRGQRATIVGATSGDTGGAAIDAFAASTRTDIFILFPHGKVSPVQQRQMTTLGAANVHAIAVEGHFDDCQNLVKAMFADPGFRKEVRLSGVNSINWARIMAQVVYYFTAGISLGAPDRAIDFTVPTGNFGDIFAGYVARQMGLPVGRLVIATNENDILARTLETGRYEMRGVEATTSPSMDIQISSNFERLLFEASGRDAGYVRRAMASLKQSGAFDIEEEALERIRAVFAAGRTDQQEAAAEIARTLSDTGVLIDPHTAVAMSVARSHQASNPMVVLATAHPAKFPAAVKSASGIDPALPAWLAGMMDKEERFSVLPPDLDTVEAFVRNGLSTGSQR
- a CDS encoding HAD family phosphatase; its protein translation is MSRFDLIIFDCDGVLVDSEFLAAQVESRLLSEAGYPITAGEIGERFSGLTWRDILLTVEKEAEIPLQANLIEQHKTILDERLKRELQAIEGVREAVAQLSEPRCVCSNSTEDRIKAMLTKVGYIDLFEPNIFSAESLGPDRVKPKPDVFLHGAEKLGARPGNTLVIEDSVHGVTGAKAAGMRVVGFTGASHTGPTHADKLSEAGAETVIHRMEDLPAVATALLEWSDAV
- a CDS encoding NAD(P)-dependent oxidoreductase, giving the protein MKHLLVSGGTGLAGRYIVEECLAAGHKVTVAGRRPPADRLFSPAVGFRPLDLAEKNVPEAFFNGIDGFVHAAFSHLPGRYRGGEGDDPAGFLGLNVDGSIALFEAARKAGVKHCVFLSSRAVFDGYPAGTPLAETLAPNPESLYGKAKLEAEKALFALAAPGFVPVSLRATGIYGNLYPNKWESLFADYLAGRTITPRAGSEINGRDLAGAVLAVLGAHIPKVSGKALHVSDIVIDNHTILAPLKAALAAPHPLPARADHDQVSVMATGRLNALGWRTGGMPLFSATLQTLIEGFLARHPGLRPS
- a CDS encoding glycosyltransferase, which translates into the protein MPDPSNEGVRRSADAKAPFAYVTLVTNADYAMGALALARSVFLTGSPADVVVLYTGGTPEESLKQLEDIGCRMIGVDHLPLSDAFNARHARREVHGNAPFTKGRKPDFHTPLDNFCKLRLWQLVEYHAVVFIDADAIVLKNIDKLFFYPEFSAAPNVYESLADFHRLNSGVFVARPDLATFDAMIEALDAPDAFWRRTDQTFLQTFFPDWHGLPVFMNMLQYVWFNMPELWNWSDIGVLHFQYEKPWEEDHPRAEQLKPLIELWWAYFDGDRIPDIASLENPKKTA